A stretch of the Porifericola rhodea genome encodes the following:
- a CDS encoding TonB-dependent receptor domain-containing protein, translating to MLTFIFSSLSRCIYPFMALMLCINVSQAQYDLSGKLVDQNQEAVPFANVLLLQAQDSSLVKGSITDSLGRYSIERIEEGNYLISAQMVGYNSYFSQPTYINKNTVLAQISMEESTTELSEVVVSAAKPLLEMTPNALVVNVDASPILKNGNALEVLKKSPGVVVDQDGNISVKGKSNVLVYMDGKPTYLSSSDLAQLLEGTSAENIEKVEIMDNPPARYDASGNAGIINIVRKKAADLGLNGNLSLGVGHGEYPKLNPGINLNYRTEKMNLYGNYNHYYSKRFQNNDIYRNVPVLNADNDTLITSFDQSSRMINWVSNNNLRAGADWYLTPKSTVGVLFSGSIGEWNGDAKSLTVISGYNQNNFDGLNAENRSGNNWENLTYNLNFKHEFNNKGQLSLDADYAVWDNSSFQRNDNFYYRNEGNTTENPLLVRTHMDTEIEIMAVKTDYSAKVLGDWGLEAGLKSSKVSTDNTLDFNHLVDEQLVNDTSRSNQFQYDETIHAAYLNLSKKFNDSWQMQAGLRGEYTSSLGYSVTLDSTAEREYFNLFPSASVSYKMSDSHNFSASYSRRIDRPNYGNLNPFEFFLDRFTFERGNPFLNPQYTNAYAFNYAYKSAVFLTLNYNQTIDAITEVLEQDEASQTTYQTNVNLDKRVNYSANIAAPLPVSQWWMLNLNLTGFYNIVESPFSEGEQIDKSQLSYMARAQNTFSLPGDVKLEVMGMYLSPQLWGVFEIGEQYQVDAGISKTFGKLKVQASLDDVFNMRKNKVNIVQGDIDTRVQNKWESRIFMLNLSYRFGNDKVKQARKRGTASDDLQQRAN from the coding sequence ATGCTTACCTTTATTTTTTCTTCCTTAAGCCGATGTATTTACCCCTTCATGGCACTTATGCTCTGCATCAATGTTAGCCAGGCTCAGTACGATCTATCCGGAAAGTTAGTAGACCAGAATCAGGAAGCGGTACCCTTTGCCAATGTACTCCTACTTCAGGCTCAGGACTCATCATTAGTAAAAGGATCCATTACAGATTCTTTAGGACGTTATAGCATAGAGCGAATTGAAGAGGGCAATTACCTTATCTCCGCTCAGATGGTAGGCTATAATAGTTACTTTTCTCAGCCCACATATATTAACAAAAATACGGTTTTAGCACAAATTAGTATGGAGGAGTCCACTACCGAGCTAAGCGAAGTAGTTGTTTCTGCCGCCAAACCTTTGCTGGAAATGACACCCAATGCCCTGGTTGTGAATGTAGATGCCAGCCCTATACTCAAAAATGGCAATGCTCTGGAAGTATTAAAAAAATCACCCGGGGTGGTTGTAGATCAGGATGGAAACATCAGCGTAAAGGGCAAAAGTAATGTTTTAGTATATATGGATGGCAAGCCTACCTACCTATCTAGCAGTGATTTGGCCCAATTACTGGAAGGAACCTCTGCTGAAAATATTGAGAAGGTAGAGATTATGGATAACCCACCAGCACGTTATGATGCTTCTGGCAATGCAGGTATTATTAATATCGTCAGAAAAAAAGCAGCAGACCTCGGTCTAAACGGAAATCTGAGCCTGGGTGTAGGACATGGTGAGTACCCTAAACTTAACCCTGGTATTAACCTGAACTACCGTACCGAAAAGATGAACCTCTACGGTAACTACAATCACTATTATTCCAAGCGTTTTCAGAACAATGATATTTACAGAAATGTACCTGTACTGAATGCTGATAATGATACGTTGATTACTTCTTTTGATCAGTCTTCTCGCATGATTAACTGGGTAAGTAACAACAATTTAAGAGCAGGCGCCGACTGGTATCTAACGCCTAAAAGCACAGTAGGCGTACTGTTTAGTGGTAGTATAGGCGAATGGAATGGAGACGCTAAATCGCTTACTGTGATAAGCGGATACAACCAAAATAACTTTGACGGGCTTAATGCCGAAAACCGCTCGGGTAATAACTGGGAAAACCTGACCTATAACCTGAATTTTAAGCATGAGTTTAATAACAAAGGCCAGCTTAGTCTGGATGCGGACTATGCAGTATGGGACAACTCCAGTTTTCAGCGAAATGATAACTTCTATTATAGAAATGAGGGAAACACAACCGAAAATCCTCTTTTAGTTCGCACTCATATGGATACAGAGATTGAGATTATGGCTGTAAAAACAGACTATTCTGCTAAAGTATTAGGAGACTGGGGGCTAGAAGCAGGACTAAAAAGCAGCAAAGTAAGTACAGATAATACCCTGGACTTTAACCATTTGGTTGATGAGCAACTAGTGAACGATACGAGTAGAAGCAATCAGTTCCAGTACGATGAAACCATACACGCTGCCTACCTTAACCTGAGTAAAAAGTTTAACGATAGCTGGCAAATGCAGGCTGGCTTACGAGGAGAGTACACCTCTTCATTAGGCTATTCTGTTACATTGGATAGTACAGCAGAGAGAGAGTACTTTAACCTCTTCCCTAGTGCGAGTGTTTCTTATAAAATGTCTGACAGCCATAACTTCTCTGCATCTTACAGCCGAAGAATTGACAGACCTAATTATGGTAACCTCAACCCATTTGAGTTCTTTCTGGATCGCTTTACTTTTGAAAGAGGAAACCCATTCCTGAACCCTCAGTATACCAATGCCTACGCTTTTAACTATGCTTATAAAAGCGCGGTATTTTTAACGCTAAACTACAACCAGACTATTGATGCAATTACTGAAGTACTGGAACAGGATGAGGCTAGCCAGACTACTTATCAGACCAATGTAAACCTGGACAAGCGAGTAAATTACAGTGCCAATATTGCAGCTCCCCTACCCGTATCGCAGTGGTGGATGCTAAATTTAAACCTGACAGGTTTTTACAATATTGTTGAATCGCCTTTTTCTGAAGGAGAGCAGATTGATAAAAGTCAACTTAGCTATATGGCCAGAGCACAGAACACCTTTTCTTTGCCAGGCGATGTAAAGCTGGAAGTGATGGGTATGTATCTATCTCCTCAGCTTTGGGGTGTATTTGAAATTGGTGAACAATATCAGGTAGATGCTGGTATTTCTAAAACTTTTGGAAAACTAAAAGTACAGGCTAGTCTGGATGATGTATTTAATATGAGAAAAAACAAAGTAAATATAGTTCAGGGCGATATTGATACCCGTGTACAAAACAAATGGGAGTCAAGAATATTTATGCTGAACTTATCTTACCGCTTCGGAAATGATAAAGTAAAGCAGGCACGTAAGCGTGGCACTGCCTCTGACGACTTACAGCAAAGAGCAAACTAA
- a CDS encoding CPBP family intramembrane glutamic endopeptidase gives MDNISFSLADSDIPAVVSISLTIIGFIIFWFTAESPKRKKAFDQKYPSDKATVLWVQFQKYTGVIFLGVIPLIISLLFLPYSLAELGLNFENTATSMLWILGLSCIIFPLNINAAKRPQNLAMYPMIRARVWTTKLILINALATISYLFAYELLFRGILLTTCVDSLGIWPAIAINVALYSAVHLPKGPAETIGAIPFGLLICYITLTTGTIWVAVVIHVILSLSNDYLALYYNPEMQVKRNS, from the coding sequence ATGGATAACATCTCCTTTTCGTTGGCTGATTCAGATATACCCGCAGTTGTATCTATCAGCCTAACTATTATTGGGTTTATAATTTTTTGGTTTACTGCCGAGTCTCCAAAACGCAAAAAAGCCTTTGATCAAAAATACCCTTCAGATAAGGCTACCGTACTTTGGGTACAGTTTCAAAAATATACTGGTGTTATATTTCTGGGAGTTATTCCTCTCATTATCAGTCTTTTGTTTTTACCCTATTCGCTAGCCGAACTGGGTTTAAACTTTGAAAACACAGCCACTTCCATGCTCTGGATTCTGGGGCTTTCCTGTATCATCTTTCCACTGAATATTAATGCGGCCAAGCGTCCTCAGAATCTGGCTATGTACCCCATGATCAGAGCCAGGGTCTGGACCACAAAACTCATTTTAATTAATGCTCTGGCAACTATCTCTTACCTGTTTGCTTACGAATTGCTCTTCAGAGGTATACTGCTAACTACCTGTGTAGATAGTCTGGGAATATGGCCTGCCATAGCCATTAATGTGGCACTCTACTCTGCCGTACACTTGCCTAAAGGTCCGGCAGAAACAATTGGTGCTATACCTTTCGGTCTATTAATTTGTTATATCACCCTAACCACAGGAACAATTTGGGTGGCAGTAGTTATTCATGTAATTCTATCATTAAGTAACGACTATCTGGCATTATACTATAATCCGGAGATGCAGGTAAAACGAAATTCATGA
- a CDS encoding sensor histidine kinase — protein sequence MINPTNKESHRLSTLQDYQIMDTLEERDFDDIAEIASQICGTPISLITLVDDKRQWFKSHHGLATTETPREHAFCAYAIEQAHEVMVVSDPLNDPRFRNNPLVTHDPHIRFYAGAPLLAPNGEALGTLCVIDRKPNALNENQLKALKALANQVMAQMELRKKIRQLEEINKDLNEYAYIVSHDLKSPLNTLLSIVELFKINYLSHFDERGGQMLGMMESRLTHLKNLIDGILHYSLLGRDKGGKNLLDLNIEIPQIVDNISTEEDINIRVQEYLPSLLINKASLEQIFQNLLTNAVKYNDKDKVEIDISCRPKGGAYWEFTVSDNGRGIEEKFIPQIFKPFRTKHTKDRYGNEGTGIGLATVKKLVNRNGGSIEVESEPGKGSKFIFTLRSSEGEGEL from the coding sequence ATGATAAACCCTACAAATAAAGAGTCGCATAGGTTAAGTACGCTTCAGGATTACCAGATCATGGATACTCTGGAGGAGCGTGATTTTGATGATATTGCTGAGATTGCCTCACAGATTTGTGGTACACCTATTTCTTTAATTACGCTGGTAGATGATAAAAGGCAGTGGTTTAAATCACATCATGGCCTGGCTACGACTGAAACTCCCCGCGAACATGCCTTTTGTGCTTATGCTATTGAGCAGGCTCATGAAGTAATGGTAGTATCTGACCCATTAAACGACCCTCGTTTCAGAAATAATCCATTGGTTACACACGACCCTCATATTCGTTTTTATGCGGGAGCACCTCTATTAGCACCTAATGGCGAAGCTCTGGGCACCCTTTGCGTTATAGACCGCAAACCGAATGCCCTTAACGAAAATCAACTCAAAGCTCTTAAAGCTTTGGCTAATCAGGTAATGGCTCAGATGGAACTTAGAAAGAAAATCCGCCAGCTGGAAGAGATCAACAAAGATCTGAATGAGTATGCGTATATCGTATCGCACGACCTTAAATCTCCGCTGAATACTTTGCTCTCTATAGTTGAGCTTTTTAAGATTAATTACTTAAGTCATTTTGATGAAAGAGGCGGGCAAATGCTAGGTATGATGGAGAGTCGTCTGACGCACCTTAAAAACCTGATTGATGGTATTCTTCATTACTCATTACTAGGCCGCGACAAAGGTGGAAAAAATTTGCTGGATTTAAATATTGAAATACCCCAGATTGTAGATAACATTTCTACGGAAGAGGATATAAATATTCGTGTGCAGGAGTATTTGCCCAGCCTGCTGATCAATAAAGCTTCCCTTGAGCAGATATTTCAAAACCTGCTAACCAATGCTGTCAAATACAACGACAAAGACAAGGTAGAGATAGATATTAGTTGTCGTCCTAAAGGAGGAGCTTACTGGGAGTTTACCGTATCGGATAATGGCCGGGGGATAGAAGAAAAATTCATTCCGCAAATTTTTAAACCTTTCAGGACTAAGCATACCAAAGATCGCTATGGTAATGAAGGTACCGGCATAGGGCTAGCCACTGTCAAAAAGCTGGTCAACCGAAACGGGGGTAGTATAGAGGTAGAGTCTGAGCCAGGTAAGGGGAGTAAGTTCATCTTTACGCTACGTTCCAGCGAAGGGGAAGGGGAGTTGTAG
- a CDS encoding SDR family oxidoreductase, which produces MKKLKFEGKVAVITGSSRGIGKATAILLARQGAKIVLNSRSVDKLNQTAEELSNSGFEVIAIPADVSKVEDCRRLIEDSVSHFERIDILVNNAGMSSRGYFEELDPQVFQDMMNINFLGCMYPTRFAVPYLKESQGSVVFISSVAGIRGLPETIMYCASKMALTSVAESLKVELAEYNIHVGLVYVGITKNEAGKRVIGKDGKLVALESRDDRNAQTPEEVAKSVVRNIRKRKFKSVLTTLGKLNYVANLVMPRVVDRVLVKAKDRIKQMNK; this is translated from the coding sequence ATGAAAAAACTCAAATTTGAAGGTAAAGTAGCAGTAATTACAGGCTCTAGCCGGGGGATAGGAAAAGCTACAGCCATATTATTGGCTCGCCAGGGAGCAAAAATAGTACTGAATAGTAGAAGTGTAGACAAACTAAACCAGACTGCCGAAGAACTAAGTAATAGCGGGTTTGAGGTAATAGCTATTCCTGCAGACGTAAGCAAAGTTGAAGACTGCCGGAGGCTCATTGAAGATAGCGTGAGCCATTTTGAAAGAATAGACATTCTTGTGAACAATGCTGGTATGTCTTCCAGAGGCTACTTTGAAGAGTTAGACCCACAGGTATTTCAGGATATGATGAACATTAATTTTCTGGGCTGTATGTATCCTACACGTTTTGCTGTACCTTACCTAAAAGAGAGCCAAGGCAGTGTTGTATTTATTTCTAGCGTGGCGGGTATACGTGGTTTACCTGAGACAATTATGTATTGTGCATCTAAAATGGCGCTAACTTCTGTCGCGGAATCTTTGAAGGTAGAACTGGCCGAATACAATATTCATGTAGGTTTGGTGTACGTGGGAATCACTAAAAATGAAGCAGGCAAAAGGGTTATCGGAAAAGATGGTAAATTGGTGGCTTTAGAGTCTAGAGATGACCGAAATGCCCAGACGCCGGAAGAGGTAGCAAAGTCTGTAGTGCGCAACATACGAAAGAGGAAGTTCAAATCTGTACTTACAACTTTAGGTAAACTCAATTATGTAGCTAATCTTGTGATGCCCAGAGTTGTAGATAGAGTTTTGGTAAAAGCAAAGGACAGAATTAAACAAATGAACAAATAA